A window of Punica granatum isolate Tunisia-2019 chromosome 8, ASM765513v2, whole genome shotgun sequence genomic DNA:
CATGTTTGGCTGCTGTAACAGGTAACTTGGAGGCAGGGCAACGATGAAAAGTCATGGAACATCTACTCAGTAGGGGATGCGTTTGAGAACGGGGCCTCCTTCATTCCAACAGGGAAATTTGGAGCTGCGAAGCCGAACTATGGCCCCGATCAGAGGTTTCCAGTTGCTAATGCCCACTCGGTAAGGGCCCTCACAAGGACCTCAGGTGCCCAGAAGCTCTAGTTAAGCTGCTAAAGCAATACCATCTAACTTCCTTCCCGATTATAATCGTCATGTACCCACGCTACTGGGAGAGTCAAGTTTGTGAATTCCACAACCCCGACTCACCACATTACTCAATAATATAACAGATACAGTATCAGTTACAGCCCGTAACATACCGTCTTGTCTAGCACTTGGGACTGGGCATGATTCTAGCTAGGACTGAAGTTCGAATGTCAGGGCAAATACGGAAGATTTATCTGTAACTAGAATTTGATTTGTATATAGAATTCACTAGTCCCTTCAATGAAAGGCATGTCGTGCAGTGTCTTTAACAACGTTCTTTGTGCGCTGTAAAATGTTCCGGAAATATCTTCCGCTTCGCTGCAAATTTATTCTGCAGGATTAATGAGGCAATAGGTATGGAAGCAATAAAAACCCGAACAAAATTTCGCTTCTATAACAGGCGGTTCATGAATTTCAAGAGTACTATGTTACAAAAAAGAATGCGCAGGTTCAATTTGGGCGAATCTTTCATGTTTCAGCAGAAAACTGTAGAATGAGTTAACTCCAACGGTCTAGATTCGAGAAATATGTAGGCAATCATGAACGATCTCAGTGTTTATTGTCTGCACATGTATATCTTATTGACTCAAAGTTATATGCTTCTTTCCCGTATCGATGATACATCGGAGGGTACAAACGAATTCACTGTTAATTTTAGATCCTTTTGCACTCTCTAAGGAGCGCGTCGGAGATAAAGGGGAATGTAGGTGGTTCGATTCGGGGGTGAGTCCCAAACGGAGAATGCACTTGAGCATTTCATCCATTTCCGGGTCATATCTGGAAAATGCCGATCAAGGACATCCTTTAAGGTTTCTGTCTTGTTGACCCATTCCATGCCTTTCTCTGTGTATGTGTGAGCATTAAAATTCGTCGTGAAGAACCTGTCCGCTTCTAGTCTCCTGAAACATCTCAAAACATTGAGTGGACAAACCGAAAATTGACAGAGAAGTAGAAAAGTTCGATTCTTTTTATCGGAAAATTTGAACTATACCGTGATGCTATGAGTAGGAAGATGAAGAAAGCCGTTTCGCTTATAGCAAATCCCTTGATCTTCTTCTCTGCCTGTAAGCCAACTAAGAGATCGAGCTTCTCCACATCATCTCCGTACACTTCTTGCAAGGCTCTGATGACTTCCTCATCATCGGTTAGATCTTCCCAGTGGCTGATCGGGATCATGAGCAAGTTCCTCCTGAACTCGTTGTACCGAGCAACCCCTCTCTCGCGGTCTCTATAAACTGAACAAGAAACTCGTTATTAGTTGCAGATGTGTGAACGGGCATTCTTATGGATATTCTTAATCTTTTGACATCTTGGAATCAAGCAGCACGGAAGTATAAGAGGTGATATTAATTACTGTCAAGGGCGGCCATATCGACTGGATCCGATCTGTCTTCACCATTCACATCTTGAGGAATGAGTTTCCTCATCCAAGTGGGGTAATTCCACAAACTCAGTGCTCCACATGATTGATGACCCATCGACACCATCATCTTCTCCATTCCAATCTTTGAAAGTCTCCTCTCCCCTTCTTTTCCTACCATTTCCTCCATAGGCACCCTATGGATCAATGTCGACGATTCAACAAGCATTTACTTCCAAGTTTTACAACATTACATGGACAGAAGAAAAACTGCAGACGGTGAAGGAAATTACTCTTCTTCTATGGGCGGGCATTTTTGCTCTCCTGTTTTAGCCTCGATGTCCCTGAGGATGAGTTTATCAGGAAGCAATGAGTGCATTCTGTAGACACTTACAAACTCTTCCGTGAGGGAATATGGGACTCCGTGATCTCGCGGCTTCCTGAGACCCACTAGCCCGCTTAGTATGGGGCCTAGGATAGGCCCGAACATATCCTTAATTTTCTTCCCGAGGAATCCGTACCTGCAGCCAAACACGTCTTTCCAGTTCAGCAGTGGGCAGGATTAGGTACTAAAGTACTTTATCAAATACATTCCAGCGAACCACACATAATGTCAGTTACCAGTTTATTCTCATTCCTGCTTGAAGAGTATCAGTCTTCAGGAGTTCTACCGTCCAATCGATAGTGTGGATTTTGGCTATTACAGCTGACGTCACCAGTCTCGCGAAGCGGTAGAGCTTCTCATCGTCAAAATCGGAGTAATTTTCCTGAAAAAAGCTACTGATAAGTTCGATGCGTCTGATAAAGAGAAgcagggaaaagaaaaatctaaatgTATGTGGCGTGATCTTACTTTCAGCATGTCACATATGGAATTGTGTTCCTTAACGAACAGGGCTTGAAGGAACGAAAATCCTGCCCAGCTATTCCTGACATCGCCAGAAATAGGAACTCCCTTCTCGTTGTGTTCGAGAAGCCCGTCTCCTGAAATTTTCAGCTTTCCGTCCTTGAATGTCCTAACCCTTCTCATTCCTTCTTCGTCATTTCCGTAAATCACGCTCCCATCCCTGTAAGTTCCAAATCACATCCACAGGACTTCAGTATATAGAATGTTCCACAAGTTACAGGAATCCGTAACTTTTCTGATTCATAGCTTTGATTTTCCAAGAACTCAAAAAGATTTTGGAAACGAGGGCTCAACTCAGAATAGGTTTTTGTctgttgaaaaaaatatactgATCACCCGCATTTCAGTGCAGGATTTTGCCAAGTCACCGCCTATTCTTGCTCTAATAGAGTATGAGTATTCCAAAGAAGCTCACTTACCACCATGGAGTCCGGATATTCAGAGAACCAGTCT
This region includes:
- the LOC116187700 gene encoding alpha-dioxygenase 2 isoform X3, with the translated sequence MRPSTTQYGLLDPNPILVASKLLARKKFIDNGLQFNMIACSWIQFMIHEWVDHMEDTRQVEMRAPKEIANGCPLKSFRFFRTKQVPAGSSDAKTGSLNIRTPWWDGSVIYGNDEEGMRRVRTFKDGKLKISGDGLLEHNEKGVPISGDVRNSWAGFSFLQALFVKEHNSICDMLKENYSDFDDEKLYRFARLVTSAVIAKIHTIDWTVELLKTDTLQAGMRINWYGFLGKKIKDMFGPILGPILSGLVGLRKPRDHGVPYSLTEEFVSVYRMHSLLPDKLILRDIEAKTGEQKCPPIEEEVPMEEMVGKEGERRLSKIGMEKMMVSMGHQSCGALSLWNYPTWMRKLIPQDVNGEDRSDPVDMAALDIYRDRERGVARYNEFRRNLLMIPISHWEDLTDDEEVIRALQEVYGDDVEKLDLLVGLQAEKKIKGFAISETAFFIFLLIASRRLEADRFFTTNFNAHTYTEKGMEWVNKTETLKDVLDRHFPDMTRKWMKCSSAFSVWDSPPNRTTYIPLYLRRAP
- the LOC116187700 gene encoding alpha-dioxygenase 2 isoform X1, which encodes MKMKKGFSLSGMFSSFVHPQLHPLVAKMSLFDAFLFYIIHLVDKLEVWHRLPVLLGLAYLGIRRHLHQRYNLLHVGEITGKDYDTKEFAYRTADGSCNHPNDHLIGSQGTFFGRNMRPSTTQYGLLDPNPILVASKLLARKKFIDNGLQFNMIACSWIQFMIHEWVDHMEDTRQVEMRAPKEIANGCPLKSFRFFRTKQVPAGSSDAKTGSLNIRTPWWDGSVIYGNDEEGMRRVRTFKDGKLKISGDGLLEHNEKGVPISGDVRNSWAGFSFLQALFVKEHNSICDMLKENYSDFDDEKLYRFARLVTSAVIAKIHTIDWTVELLKTDTLQAGMRINWYGFLGKKIKDMFGPILGPILSGLVGLRKPRDHGVPYSLTEEFVSVYRMHSLLPDKLILRDIEAKTGEQKCPPIEEEVPMEEMVGKEGERRLSKIGMEKMMVSMGHQSCGALSLWNYPTWMRKLIPQDVNGEDRSDPVDMAALDIYRDRERGVARYNEFRRNLLMIPISHWEDLTDDEEVIRALQEVYGDDVEKLDLLVGLQAEKKIKGFAISETAFFIFLLIASRRLEADRFFTTNFNAHTYTEKGMEWVNKTETLKDVLDRHFPDMTRKWMKCSSAFSVWDSPPNRTTYIPLYLRRAP
- the LOC116187700 gene encoding alpha-dioxygenase 2 isoform X2, which translates into the protein MSHVLSSSQNLGIPCSKVSFIFGFGCAASFHINRFRIIHLVDKLEVWHRLPVLLGLAYLGIRRHLHQRYNLLHVGEITGKDYDTKEFAYRTADGSCNHPNDHLIGSQGTFFGRNMRPSTTQYGLLDPNPILVASKLLARKKFIDNGLQFNMIACSWIQFMIHEWVDHMEDTRQVEMRAPKEIANGCPLKSFRFFRTKQVPAGSSDAKTGSLNIRTPWWDGSVIYGNDEEGMRRVRTFKDGKLKISGDGLLEHNEKGVPISGDVRNSWAGFSFLQALFVKEHNSICDMLKENYSDFDDEKLYRFARLVTSAVIAKIHTIDWTVELLKTDTLQAGMRINWYGFLGKKIKDMFGPILGPILSGLVGLRKPRDHGVPYSLTEEFVSVYRMHSLLPDKLILRDIEAKTGEQKCPPIEEEVPMEEMVGKEGERRLSKIGMEKMMVSMGHQSCGALSLWNYPTWMRKLIPQDVNGEDRSDPVDMAALDIYRDRERGVARYNEFRRNLLMIPISHWEDLTDDEEVIRALQEVYGDDVEKLDLLVGLQAEKKIKGFAISETAFFIFLLIASRRLEADRFFTTNFNAHTYTEKGMEWVNKTETLKDVLDRHFPDMTRKWMKCSSAFSVWDSPPNRTTYIPLYLRRAP
- the LOC116187700 gene encoding alpha-dioxygenase 2 isoform X4, with the protein product MPLVPEVALLDPNPILVASKLLARKKFIDNGLQFNMIACSWIQFMIHEWVDHMEDTRQVEMRAPKEIANGCPLKSFRFFRTKQVPAGSSDAKTGSLNIRTPWWDGSVIYGNDEEGMRRVRTFKDGKLKISGDGLLEHNEKGVPISGDVRNSWAGFSFLQALFVKEHNSICDMLKENYSDFDDEKLYRFARLVTSAVIAKIHTIDWTVELLKTDTLQAGMRINWYGFLGKKIKDMFGPILGPILSGLVGLRKPRDHGVPYSLTEEFVSVYRMHSLLPDKLILRDIEAKTGEQKCPPIEEEVPMEEMVGKEGERRLSKIGMEKMMVSMGHQSCGALSLWNYPTWMRKLIPQDVNGEDRSDPVDMAALDIYRDRERGVARYNEFRRNLLMIPISHWEDLTDDEEVIRALQEVYGDDVEKLDLLVGLQAEKKIKGFAISETAFFIFLLIASRRLEADRFFTTNFNAHTYTEKGMEWVNKTETLKDVLDRHFPDMTRKWMKCSSAFSVWDSPPNRTTYIPLYLRRAP